Proteins found in one Sorghum bicolor cultivar BTx623 chromosome 1, Sorghum_bicolor_NCBIv3, whole genome shotgun sequence genomic segment:
- the LOC110435797 gene encoding GATA transcription factor 7-like, whose protein sequence is MAGCGAAADGNPAAAADELASGADASLNAFFDHAGLDLAAAGGGQGADEEEELEWLSNMDAFPSVETMSAAVEAAPSAPAAGVGRLEPLPHAHAVGPRTKGLRRRRRVTAPWSVPPVLPPAPPLPAPPAGGAAPRRRCTHCASEETPQWRQGPAGPSTLCNACGVRFKSGRLFPEYRPILSPTFSPLLHSNSHRRVMEMRRHVEVETATATATAGGRAGARARRAERAAARAAAAATTTKGK, encoded by the exons atGGCGGGGTGCGGGGCGGCGGCGGACGGgaacccggcggcggcggcggacgagCTCGCGAGCGGCGCGGACGCCAGCTTGAATGCCTTCTTTGACCACGCG GGGTTGGACCTGGCGGCCGCCGGAGGTGGGCAGGGGGCGGACGAAGAGGAGGAGCTGGAGTGGCTCTCGAATATGGACGCGTTCCCTTCGGTGGAGACCATGTCGGCGGCGGTGGAGGCGGCGCcatcggcgccggcggcgggcgTGGGCCGCCTGGAGCCGCTGCCCCACGCGCACGCGGTGGGGCCGAGGACCAAGGGtttgcggcggcgccggcgggtgACGGCGCCGTGGAGCGTCCCGCCGGTCCTGCCGCCGGCGCCCCCGCTTCCGGCCCCGCCCGCGGGCGGCGCGGCGCCGCGGCGCCGGTGCACGCACTGCGCGTCGGAGGAGACTCCGCAGTGGCGGCAGGGCCCCGCGGGGCCCAGCACGCTGTGCAACGCGTGCGGCGTGCGCTTCAAGTCCGGGCGCCTGTTCCCGGAGTACCGCCCCATCCTGAGCCCCACCTTCTCCCCGCTGCTGCACTCCAACTCCCACCGCCGCGTCATGGAGATGCGCCGCCACGTGGAGGTGgagaccgccaccgccaccgccaccgccggcgGCCGCGCCGGCGCCAGGGCCCGCCGCGCCGAGCGCGCCgcggcgcgcgccgccgccgccgccaccaccaccaaggGCAAGTGA